A DNA window from Fragaria vesca subsp. vesca linkage group LG3, FraVesHawaii_1.0, whole genome shotgun sequence contains the following coding sequences:
- the LOC101291909 gene encoding wall-associated receptor kinase 2-like yields the protein MQFILLVLLVLLAFAAAGKEAETAEARPPQALPGCTDHCGNLTIPYPFGIEPDCYKTEDFYVYCNTTTTPPTAMWNDGPIAINNIYLPAGEMQITQYVAYECYNSLGENDYNQPLLAVPPFTVSHTRNKFIAVGCDTSAAFRGYRADEQRLMTGCMSICDNLDRIEQSCSGVGCCQTDIPSGLENYTLTLESYYNHTYILDFNPCSYAFIVEEGKFTYSPEYKFPNTTQHQRASPDS from the coding sequence ATGCAATTCATACTGCTGGTGCTACTGGTTCTCCTCGCATTTGCGGCCGCGGGCAAAGAAGCAGAAACAGCTGAAGCCCGCCCGCCTCAAGCCCTTCCTGGCTGCACTGACCACTGCGGCAATCTCACCATTCCATATCCCTTTGGCATAGAGCCTGATTGTTACAAGACAGAAGACTTTTATGTCTATTGTAACACAACCACTACACCCCCAACAGCAATGTGGAACGATGGTCCCATTGCTATTAACAACATATACCTGCCTGCGGGTGAGATGCAAATAACGCAGTACGTAGCCTATGAGTGCTATAACAGCCTGGGCGAGAATGATTACAACCAACCATTGCTTGCCGTGCCTCCTTTCACCGTCTCTCATACTAGAAACAAGTTCATTGCCGTTGGTTGCGACACTTCTGCAGCTTTCAGAGGTTACCGTGCAGACGAACAGAGGTTAATGACCGGATGCATGTCCATATGTGACAACCTTGACCGCATTGAACAGTCTTGCTCCGGGGTTGGGTGTTGCCAAACTGACATCCCCAGCGGACTTGAGAATTACACTCTCACACTGGAAAGCTATTATAATCACACATACATACTGGACTTCAATCCATGCAGCTATGCCTTCATTGTGGAAGAAGGCAAGTTCACCTATTCCCCCGAATACAAGTTTCCAAACACTACCCAACACCAAAGAGCTTCCCCTGATTCTTGA